A portion of the Clostridium gelidum genome contains these proteins:
- the flgK gene encoding flagellar hook-associated protein FlgK → MAGLFDTFTIAVRGLAVQQSLINTTSHNIANAATTGYSRQRSVAETTKPFGASSKFETNKAGQVGTGAEITSIQRIRDSFIDYQLRSESGASEYYNATSTTLSAVTSTFGEPSDTGIQELMSKFYASFSGASKPTPTESEKSAAISSASALADAINYTYNALQNTIKGTQIELQNSVLEVNSYLDQINELNKQISEVSSVNQTPNDLMDKRDNLLDSLSKKFGIKIDPQKFNAINLSSTEYPNAALVKSDPNDVDYNRFSYVESATADTASGNLTGSVTVKYYPFGNKSLGLKSFSVVVNNTADADGDGTPNTAADAKVIKKDTQKYIDNLMQNRILLADENGNVVKVTTTAVSPAPTVPSPMPTDGTVYDTSVTPPTTTVTKTKTTASGFVTTITTTPITTEIPSTKTITTITNDTTGTTATGETITKSEPTTKSELDPNIFKTYEYENGINNVDTNKNNIKGDIASEQEVQKTIKGYMDNLDRLAAGLAYSVNAIQTGSIDDSKASQGLGNDLIFVTYDEKNKVDTDKDKGITASTIRINSVLVKHPGELNCHTTLKDGAGDGKRAAAISNLNVAKMTLSNVASGEDLTEMNRADFLKKVGIDTTTTPSGFSDTDCLKLNTGIAGTTATTYYTTIISNVSTDTQEAARKGEIRKTNLASFEDSKSQVSGVSLDEEYANLIQFQHAYQANAKIISTIDELLDVVINGLKK, encoded by the coding sequence ATGGCAGGACTATTTGATACATTTACTATTGCTGTAAGAGGATTAGCTGTACAACAATCCTTAATAAACACAACATCCCACAATATAGCAAATGCTGCTACAACAGGATATTCAAGACAAAGATCAGTAGCAGAAACAACAAAACCTTTTGGAGCTTCGTCAAAGTTTGAGACAAACAAAGCTGGACAAGTTGGGACAGGTGCAGAAATAACATCAATACAAAGAATAAGAGACTCATTTATAGATTATCAATTAAGAAGTGAATCAGGAGCATCAGAATATTATAATGCAACAAGTACAACTTTAAGTGCAGTTACAAGTACTTTTGGAGAACCATCAGATACAGGAATACAAGAACTCATGAGTAAATTCTATGCCTCGTTTTCAGGCGCGTCCAAACCAACACCAACAGAAAGCGAAAAATCAGCAGCCATTTCAAGTGCATCGGCATTAGCAGATGCAATAAATTATACTTATAATGCATTACAAAATACTATTAAGGGTACTCAAATAGAACTACAAAATAGTGTGTTAGAGGTTAATAGTTATTTGGATCAAATAAATGAATTGAATAAACAAATATCAGAAGTATCATCAGTAAATCAAACACCAAATGATCTAATGGATAAAAGGGATAACCTTTTAGATAGTTTAAGTAAGAAGTTTGGAATAAAAATTGATCCACAAAAATTTAACGCAATAAATCTTTCTTCAACAGAATACCCAAATGCAGCACTTGTTAAATCAGATCCAAATGATGTTGACTATAATAGATTTTCATATGTTGAGAGTGCAACAGCAGATACTGCTAGTGGGAATCTCACAGGGAGTGTAACAGTAAAATACTATCCTTTTGGAAATAAGAGTCTTGGATTGAAAAGCTTTAGTGTAGTAGTAAATAATACTGCAGATGCTGATGGTGATGGAACACCTAATACTGCGGCTGATGCCAAAGTGATAAAGAAAGATACTCAAAAATATATTGATAATTTGATGCAAAATAGAATATTATTAGCAGATGAAAATGGAAATGTGGTGAAAGTTACTACCACAGCAGTATCGCCAGCCCCAACTGTACCAAGCCCTATGCCAACTGATGGAACAGTTTATGATACTTCAGTTACTCCACCAACAACAACAGTAACAAAAACAAAAACAACAGCTTCAGGATTCGTAACAACGATCACTACAACACCAATCACTACAGAAATACCATCAACAAAAACAATAACAACAATAACAAATGATACAACAGGAACAACAGCGACAGGAGAGACAATAACAAAATCTGAACCTACTACAAAATCAGAGTTAGATCCCAATATATTTAAGACTTATGAATATGAAAATGGAATTAATAATGTAGATACTAATAAAAATAATATAAAAGGAGATATAGCTAGCGAACAAGAAGTACAAAAAACTATAAAAGGATATATGGATAATTTAGATAGACTTGCAGCAGGATTAGCTTATTCTGTTAATGCAATTCAAACTGGGAGCATTGATGATAGTAAAGCTTCACAAGGATTAGGCAATGATCTTATATTTGTTACATATGATGAGAAAAATAAAGTAGATACAGATAAAGATAAAGGGATTACTGCTAGCACTATAAGAATTAATAGTGTTTTAGTAAAACATCCAGGAGAGCTAAATTGTCATACAACATTAAAGGATGGAGCCGGTGATGGAAAAAGAGCAGCAGCAATTTCTAATCTTAATGTGGCAAAAATGACTTTAAGCAATGTAGCATCAGGAGAAGACCTAACTGAAATGAATAGAGCGGATTTTTTAAAGAAAGTAGGAATAGATACAACAACAACACCATCAGGATTTTCAGATACTGATTGTTTGAAATTAAATACTGGAATAGCAGGTACAACAGCAACCACTTATTATACTACTATAATAAGTAATGTTTCAACAGATACGCAAGAAGCTGCTAGAAAAGGTGAAATTCGAAAAACAAATCTAGCTAGCTTTGAGGACAGTAAATCACAAGTTTCTGGAGTATCATTAGATGAAGAATATGCTAATCTTATACAATTTCAACATGCATATCAAGCAAATGCAAAAATTATATCAACAATAGATGAGTTGTTAGACGTAGTAATAAATGGATTAAAGAAATAG
- the flgN gene encoding flagellar export chaperone FlgN, whose product MINELIKLIQSQDDDLKKLLELLETQYKMIMSKDVFGLEGLVDKINECGKRIAQDEVKRRNIIGEESIIEIVNKSDNQELIKSYNDIKLTLNEVIFKKETNDVLMKQQIIFNNKILSVINPSREIKTYNSYGNLSR is encoded by the coding sequence ATGATAAATGAACTTATTAAATTAATACAAAGCCAAGATGATGATTTGAAAAAACTCTTAGAATTATTAGAAACTCAATATAAGATGATAATGAGTAAAGATGTGTTTGGTTTAGAGGGATTAGTTGATAAGATTAATGAATGTGGCAAAAGAATTGCACAGGACGAAGTTAAAAGAAGAAATATAATTGGAGAAGAAAGTATAATAGAGATTGTAAACAAATCAGATAATCAAGAACTTATTAAATCGTATAATGATATAAAGCTTACATTAAATGAAGTTATTTTTAAGAAAGAAACAAATGATGTATTAATGAAGCAACAAATAATATTTAATAATAAGATATTATCTGTAATAAATCCTAGTAGAGAAATAAAAACTTATAATTCTTATGGGAATTTATCAAGATAA
- the flgM gene encoding flagellar biosynthesis anti-sigma factor FlgM, with the protein MSINRINSQPYINAYKSNSNKPTDKVNKSKQVDRIEISELGKSLKDYSLSNDIGNAKKVADIKNKVDSGTYNVDAKLTAQSLLNAMKESN; encoded by the coding sequence ATGAGTATTAATAGAATAAATAGTCAACCATATATAAATGCATATAAATCAAATTCTAATAAGCCTACAGATAAGGTAAATAAATCTAAACAAGTAGATAGGATTGAAATTTCAGAACTTGGGAAAAGTCTTAAAGATTATTCATTAAGCAATGATATAGGAAATGCAAAAAAAGTAGCTGATATCAAAAATAAAGTAGATAGTGGAACATACAATGTTGATGCAAAATTAACTGCACAAAGTTTATTAAATGCAATGAAGGAGAGTAATTAA
- the fliY gene encoding flagellar motor switch phosphatase FliY has product MSMSNNFLSQEEINALLAGEDTPSGEGENTSSDPGNSEVDIITDVDKDLLGEIGNISMGSASTALYQLINLQVNITTPVVTVTTLREIKEGFETPNIVLDIEYTAGIIGRNILIIKISDGLVISNLMMGGDGTVEDGHELSEIEISAVSEAMNQMIGSAATSMATMFGRKVDISPPISKVVEDGSIPLSDAIPEDEPIVRVSFKLTIGDIVDSNIMQIFPIKTAKHIVAIMTGEDKVEEAAKSAQSQPIANKEINQRPDPVIVEQPQYQPEPQYQSQPQYEQPMQRMQQPVEVHQAAFEPLVPQRNIPPIKNIDLILDVPLDISVVLGRTKKSIQDILNLGTGSLIELDKLAEEPVEILVNGKQIALGEVVVVDENFGIRITNIVSSVERIKRIR; this is encoded by the coding sequence ATGAGTATGAGCAATAATTTTTTATCACAAGAAGAAATAAATGCATTATTAGCAGGAGAAGACACACCTTCTGGTGAAGGTGAAAATACATCATCTGATCCAGGTAATTCGGAAGTAGATATCATAACTGATGTTGATAAAGATTTACTTGGAGAAATTGGTAATATTTCTATGGGTTCAGCGTCGACAGCATTATATCAACTTATAAATCTACAGGTTAACATAACTACACCAGTAGTAACTGTAACAACTTTAAGGGAGATAAAAGAAGGTTTTGAAACTCCTAACATTGTTTTAGATATTGAGTATACTGCAGGGATAATAGGAAGAAATATATTAATTATAAAAATTTCAGATGGTTTAGTTATATCAAATCTCATGATGGGCGGAGATGGAACTGTAGAAGATGGTCATGAGTTATCTGAAATAGAAATCAGCGCAGTATCAGAAGCAATGAACCAAATGATAGGTTCTGCAGCTACATCAATGGCTACTATGTTTGGAAGAAAAGTTGATATATCACCGCCAATATCAAAAGTGGTAGAAGATGGATCAATACCACTTTCAGATGCGATACCAGAAGATGAACCAATCGTTAGAGTATCATTTAAGTTAACAATTGGAGATATTGTAGATAGTAATATAATGCAAATATTCCCAATAAAAACAGCTAAGCACATTGTTGCAATAATGACTGGAGAAGATAAAGTAGAAGAAGCTGCAAAATCTGCACAAAGTCAACCAATTGCAAATAAAGAAATAAATCAAAGACCAGATCCAGTTATCGTAGAACAACCACAATATCAACCAGAGCCACAATATCAATCACAACCACAATACGAGCAACCTATGCAAAGAATGCAACAACCAGTTGAAGTTCATCAAGCAGCATTTGAACCATTAGTGCCTCAAAGAAATATTCCTCCAATAAAAAATATAGATTTAATATTGGATGTTCCTTTAGATATATCTGTAGTACTAGGTAGAACAAAAAAGAGTATACAGGATATCTTAAATTTAGGAACTGGTTCATTAATAGAATTAGACAAACTTGCAGAAGAACCAGTTGAAATATTAGTTAATGGAAAACAAATAGCACTTGGAGAAGTTGTTGTTGTTGATGAAAACTTTGGAATAAGGATAACTAATATAGTAAGCAGTGTTGAAAGAATAAAAAGAATACGATAA
- the fliM gene encoding flagellar motor switch protein FliM, which yields MADVLSQNEIDSLLSALSTGELESNEIGKDEEQHKVKLYDFRSPQKFSKEHIRTLELIHDNYARILSNYLTGQTRQNVKVKIETVEQIAYEEFIHSVQNPTIMTIFKMPPLTGNIIFETNPQFSLQVIDILLGGKGDRKVQTKEFTDIDINIMKQITNGMIGNLKLAWASIVEVEPEIEAVETNPGVNQTMAPNDPVALITFSVEMNKRSTFINMCIPYLSIEKILDKLVVQYAFRNDDESLMAESREKIEKGINKVDVEVIAELGHTSITVDDFLRLTVGDVIKLDAKSSSPIKVYVGNEECYYAKPGTTGKNMGVIILDITDKEVDEYEQ from the coding sequence ATGGCAGATGTATTATCGCAAAATGAAATAGATTCGCTACTATCTGCCTTATCTACAGGCGAATTGGAATCTAACGAAATTGGTAAAGACGAAGAACAGCATAAGGTTAAACTTTATGATTTTAGAAGTCCTCAAAAATTCTCAAAAGAGCATATAAGGACACTTGAATTGATTCATGATAATTATGCAAGAATTCTTTCCAATTATTTAACGGGTCAAACAAGACAAAATGTTAAAGTGAAAATAGAAACTGTAGAACAGATAGCATATGAGGAGTTTATACATTCTGTACAAAACCCTACTATTATGACAATATTTAAAATGCCACCACTTACCGGAAATATAATATTTGAAACGAATCCTCAGTTTTCACTTCAGGTAATAGATATATTACTTGGAGGAAAAGGGGATAGGAAAGTTCAAACAAAAGAATTTACAGATATAGATATCAATATAATGAAACAAATAACAAATGGAATGATAGGTAATTTGAAATTGGCATGGGCATCTATTGTAGAGGTTGAGCCTGAAATTGAAGCTGTTGAAACAAATCCTGGAGTAAATCAGACGATGGCGCCTAACGATCCGGTAGCATTAATAACATTTTCAGTAGAAATGAATAAACGTAGTACTTTTATAAATATGTGTATTCCTTATTTAAGCATAGAAAAAATATTGGATAAATTAGTAGTACAATATGCATTTAGAAATGATGACGAAAGTCTTATGGCTGAGTCAAGGGAAAAAATAGAAAAAGGTATTAATAAAGTTGATGTCGAAGTAATAGCAGAACTTGGACATACTAGTATAACAGTAGATGATTTCTTAAGATTAACAGTAGGTGATGTGATTAAACTTGATGCTAAGAGTTCATCCCCAATAAAGGTATATGTAGGTAATGAAGAGTGTTACTATGCTAAACCTGGTACAACAGGAAAAAATATGGGGGTTATTATTTTGGATATAACAGATAAGGAAGTGGATGAGTATGAGCAATAA
- a CDS encoding chemotaxis protein CheW: MQIVVFKLGEEHFAVETERVQSINDTMGITKVPKAPSYIKGLINLRGSIKSLVDINLLLNVTPGTEQNNIIILTVKDEEIGITVDEVEEVLDIDEKSIQRLDEEAAKEQPYIKGILNYDEKLLTIIDIDKLLK, from the coding sequence ATGCAAATAGTAGTATTCAAATTAGGAGAAGAACATTTTGCAGTAGAAACAGAAAGAGTTCAAAGTATTAATGATACTATGGGAATTACAAAAGTTCCTAAGGCTCCAAGTTATATAAAAGGATTAATAAATTTACGCGGAAGTATTAAATCTCTTGTTGACATAAATTTATTATTAAATGTAACTCCTGGCACAGAACAAAACAACATAATAATTTTGACAGTAAAAGATGAAGAAATAGGAATAACTGTAGATGAAGTTGAAGAAGTTTTAGATATAGATGAGAAAAGTATACAAAGATTAGATGAGGAAGCTGCTAAAGAGCAACCTTACATAAAAGGTATATTAAACTATGATGAAAAGCTTCTTACAATAATAGATATTGACAAATTATTGAAGTAA
- a CDS encoding response regulator, translating into MARVLIVDDAAFMRMMIKDILEKNDFEIVGEANNGIVAVDLYKKEKPDVVTMDITMPDMDGIEAVKQIKAFDPNAKVIMCSAMGQQSMVMDAIRAGAKDFIVKPFQADRVLEAIKKVVG; encoded by the coding sequence ATGGCTAGAGTTTTAATTGTAGACGATGCAGCATTTATGAGAATGATGATAAAGGATATTTTAGAAAAAAATGATTTTGAAATAGTAGGAGAGGCAAATAACGGAATAGTCGCAGTAGACCTTTATAAGAAAGAAAAACCAGATGTTGTTACAATGGATATAACAATGCCTGATATGGATGGTATTGAAGCAGTTAAACAAATAAAAGCATTTGATCCAAATGCTAAAGTAATAATGTGTTCTGCAATGGGCCAACAATCTATGGTTATGGATGCAATAAGAGCAGGTGCAAAAGATTTTATAGTAAAACCATTCCAAGCTGATAGAGTTTTAGAAGCTATAAAGAAAGTTGTAGGATAA
- a CDS encoding chemotaxis protein CheC → MEYSNLSALQLDALKEVSNIGAGNAATALSMMIGRKVDMTVPAVNIIKLDDIVQENGEVEVAGTVVRVLGDIAGNILLVFEKSTAENVIEKLVGSRQSPESEMGSSVLCEIANIISASYMNAIAQLTNLAIAPSVPATSYDMLGAILTTTFIESNQYDEYILDIETVFLDETEENIGGHFYYIPMPGSLEKILKSIGIN, encoded by the coding sequence GTGGAGTATTCTAATTTAAGCGCTTTGCAATTAGATGCACTTAAAGAAGTCTCTAACATAGGTGCAGGAAATGCAGCAACTGCTCTTTCTATGATGATAGGCAGAAAAGTAGATATGACAGTACCAGCAGTGAATATAATAAAATTAGATGATATAGTTCAAGAAAATGGAGAAGTTGAAGTTGCTGGTACTGTAGTTAGGGTACTTGGGGATATTGCAGGAAATATTCTATTAGTATTCGAAAAGTCAACGGCTGAAAATGTAATAGAAAAATTAGTTGGAAGTAGACAATCGCCTGAAAGTGAAATGGGGAGTTCAGTATTATGTGAGATAGCAAATATAATATCAGCATCTTATATGAACGCTATAGCACAATTAACTAATCTTGCTATAGCACCATCTGTACCAGCTACATCATATGATATGTTAGGTGCAATACTCACAACAACATTTATTGAATCTAATCAATACGATGAATATATATTAGATATTGAAACTGTATTTTTAGATGAGACAGAAGAAAATATAGGCGGGCACTTTTATTATATCCCAATGCCTGGCTCATTAGAAAAAATATTGAAATCTATAGGAATAAATTAA
- a CDS encoding chemotaxis protein CheA has protein sequence MDTSQYMSMFLEESLENLQTLNESLLDLEQNPEDLDKVNAIFRVAHTIKGMAATMGFTELAELTHKMEDVLAEFREGELKVTQDVVTVLFDCLDTLEKMVDNVQEGSSEKIEIDSIIQALANIKNNDNRNKTSEQIQNKKNTDGNVEKSMINSDLELDLNQYDTSVIKQAKEKGYNSIEIKVTLSENTLLKSARAFLIVKDLEEQGEILKSEPSTQDIENEEFDFELKFILVTKNTIDEIIAVVNGISEVSKVEASLIEFESIEVVAPKEIENKEEQKVEKKASSENPAPEEVEAEQVLAKKSTQKKESKKTHQSVRVDLERIDNLMNMVSELVIYRTRLEQIVISHKSQELNETLEQVGRTTSDLQDLVMKIRMLPLDTVFNRFPRMIRDISVELNKEINFVIEGADTELDRTVIDEIGEPLIHLLRNAADHGVESAEKRIAQGKSPVGTVRLVAYQEGTKALIKVIDDGAGINLERVRTKAEQKGINTEGMSDNDIKNLIFAQGFSTNEVVTDISGRGVGMDVVKTKIAALGGTVDLYSEEGKGSTFVIKLPLTLQIIQALLVKIGEETLAISLGFIDRVIDYKEENIKRSNGKEVIVYRENVIQLVRLNETLDIEASATDKKFVIIVNVGDKTIGLLVDSLLGQQEIVIKPLGKTLKSLDQYIGATILGNGLVTLILDVGALL, from the coding sequence ATGGATACATCTCAATATATGTCAATGTTTTTAGAGGAGTCATTAGAAAATTTACAAACATTAAATGAGTCACTATTGGATTTAGAACAAAATCCAGAGGATTTGGATAAGGTGAATGCAATATTTAGAGTTGCCCATACAATTAAGGGAATGGCAGCAACTATGGGGTTTACAGAACTTGCGGAACTAACTCATAAAATGGAGGATGTTTTAGCTGAGTTTAGAGAGGGAGAATTAAAAGTAACACAAGATGTAGTAACGGTATTATTTGATTGTCTTGATACATTAGAAAAAATGGTTGATAATGTTCAAGAAGGATCAAGTGAAAAAATAGAAATAGATAGTATAATTCAAGCTCTTGCTAATATAAAAAATAATGATAATAGAAATAAGACATCAGAGCAAATTCAAAATAAAAAAAATACAGATGGAAATGTTGAAAAATCAATGATTAATAGTGATTTGGAACTAGATTTAAACCAATATGATACATCTGTAATTAAGCAAGCAAAAGAAAAAGGATATAATTCGATTGAAATAAAAGTAACATTAAGTGAAAATACCTTGTTGAAATCTGCGAGAGCATTTTTAATTGTTAAAGATCTTGAAGAACAAGGTGAAATTTTAAAATCGGAACCATCAACTCAAGATATTGAAAACGAAGAGTTTGATTTTGAATTGAAGTTTATTTTAGTAACTAAAAATACTATTGATGAAATAATAGCTGTTGTTAATGGAATTTCAGAAGTATCAAAAGTTGAAGCTTCATTGATTGAATTTGAAAGTATTGAAGTAGTAGCTCCAAAAGAAATCGAAAACAAAGAAGAACAAAAAGTGGAGAAAAAAGCTTCAAGTGAAAATCCAGCACCTGAAGAGGTTGAAGCGGAACAAGTGTTAGCAAAGAAATCAACTCAAAAGAAAGAATCTAAAAAAACACATCAATCTGTAAGAGTTGATTTAGAGAGAATAGATAATTTAATGAATATGGTTTCAGAACTTGTAATTTATCGAACAAGATTAGAACAAATAGTTATTTCACATAAATCACAAGAATTAAATGAAACTTTAGAACAAGTGGGAAGAACAACATCTGATCTTCAAGATTTAGTTATGAAGATTAGAATGTTACCATTAGATACAGTATTTAATAGATTCCCAAGAATGATAAGAGATATATCAGTAGAATTAAACAAGGAAATTAACTTTGTTATAGAAGGCGCTGATACAGAACTCGATAGAACAGTAATTGATGAAATTGGAGAACCATTAATCCATTTATTAAGAAATGCAGCAGACCATGGTGTGGAATCAGCAGAAAAGAGAATTGCACAAGGTAAATCACCAGTTGGAACAGTTAGGTTAGTTGCATATCAAGAAGGAACAAAAGCATTAATTAAAGTAATTGATGATGGTGCAGGAATAAATCTTGAAAGAGTAAGAACAAAAGCTGAGCAAAAAGGAATAAATACAGAAGGAATGTCTGATAATGATATTAAAAATTTGATTTTTGCACAAGGATTTAGCACTAATGAGGTAGTAACAGATATCTCAGGTAGAGGGGTTGGAATGGATGTTGTTAAGACAAAAATTGCAGCACTCGGAGGTACAGTAGATTTATATAGTGAAGAAGGCAAGGGATCAACTTTTGTTATTAAACTTCCACTAACACTACAAATCATACAAGCTCTACTTGTAAAAATAGGTGAAGAAACACTTGCAATATCATTAGGATTTATAGACAGAGTAATAGATTATAAGGAGGAAAATATAAAGAGAAGTAATGGAAAAGAAGTTATTGTTTATAGAGAAAATGTAATCCAATTAGTAAGATTAAATGAAACTTTAGATATTGAGGCTAGCGCAACTGATAAGAAGTTTGTTATAATAGTAAATGTTGGCGATAAAACTATAGGATTATTAGTAGATTCATTGCTTGGACAACAAGAAATTGTAATAAAACCACTTGGAAAGACGCTAAAGAGTTTAGATCAATATATTGGTGCAACTATACTAGGAAATGGTTTAGTAACATTAATATTAGATGTAGGAGCATTACTATAA
- a CDS encoding CheR family methyltransferase yields MDFNEFHKWVHKELGINLSAYKPEQLNRRINSLMTRVGIQTLDEYSKVIKNNSEQKQKFLDFITINVTEFFRNPELFVDLEKQISKELLPNTSNLKIWSAACSIGCEPYTVGMILNRLAPNGRHNIMATDIDNTILEKAKAGEYTQNEMKGINSADLSKYFKIKDDKYYIDSKIKNMVTFKKHDLILDGYETGFDLIICRNVVIYFNNDIKQEIYKKFSNSLKKGGLLFVGATESIYNYRDYGFEKASTFIYKKI; encoded by the coding sequence ATGGATTTTAACGAATTTCATAAATGGGTTCATAAAGAACTCGGAATAAATTTATCAGCGTATAAACCAGAACAGCTTAATAGAAGAATAAATAGTTTGATGACAAGAGTTGGAATACAAACATTAGATGAATATTCAAAAGTTATAAAAAATAATTCAGAACAAAAACAAAAATTCTTAGATTTCATAACAATAAATGTTACAGAGTTTTTTAGAAATCCAGAATTGTTTGTTGATTTAGAAAAGCAAATTTCAAAAGAATTATTACCTAATACTTCTAATTTAAAAATTTGGAGTGCTGCTTGTTCAATAGGTTGTGAACCATATACCGTAGGGATGATATTAAATAGGTTAGCACCAAATGGAAGACATAATATAATGGCAACTGATATAGATAATACTATACTTGAAAAAGCTAAAGCTGGAGAATACACTCAAAATGAAATGAAGGGTATAAATAGTGCTGATTTAAGTAAATATTTCAAAATAAAAGACGATAAATATTATATAGACTCTAAAATTAAAAATATGGTAACTTTTAAGAAACATGATTTGATTTTAGATGGTTATGAAACCGGGTTTGATTTAATCATATGTAGAAATGTTGTTATTTATTTTAACAATGATATAAAACAAGAAATTTATAAAAAGTTTAGTAATTCATTAAAAAAAGGTGGACTTTTATTTGTAGGAGCTACAGAAAGCATTTATAATTATAGAGACTATGGATTTGAAAAAGCATCAACCTTTATCTATAAAAAAATATAA
- a CDS encoding protein-glutamate methylesterase/protein-glutamine glutaminase, whose amino-acid sequence MDKTKVIVVDDSAFMRKAISDMIESESNFEVVAKFRDGRELVEKVDNYNPDIITLDVHMRDLDGLATLKELKRLGKNYPVLMVSSLTTEGSELTLECLDNGAISFITKPSGSISLDIMKVEKNLIEQIKSITSNVNSRKNIMNTDKTSYTNNDVATIKEKNIQPLGTIAKNKRIDAVVIGASTGGPKALQEVLTKLPSDLGVPVFVVQHMPEGFTKVFAERLDKACKMKVLEASEGMKIYKDTIYIAKGGQHMTVGANNALSLNEEPAIWGVRPAVDKLFNSAIKVYGGNLISAILTGMGRDGADGTGNIKDNGGITISEDKSTCTIYGMPKAAFETGKVDLVVPLNEIASRIIKIIKGV is encoded by the coding sequence GTGGATAAAACAAAAGTTATAGTTGTTGATGATTCAGCTTTCATGAGAAAAGCAATATCAGATATGATAGAGTCAGAAAGCAATTTTGAAGTTGTAGCTAAATTTAGAGATGGAAGAGAACTTGTTGAAAAGGTAGATAATTACAATCCAGATATTATCACACTGGACGTACATATGAGAGATTTAGATGGACTTGCAACCCTTAAGGAATTAAAAAGACTAGGGAAAAATTATCCGGTATTAATGGTTAGTAGTTTAACAACAGAAGGATCTGAATTAACTTTAGAATGTTTAGATAATGGAGCTATTAGTTTTATAACTAAGCCATCAGGAAGTATTTCTTTAGATATAATGAAAGTTGAAAAAAATCTAATAGAGCAAATAAAAAGTATAACAAGTAATGTGAATTCTAGGAAAAATATTATGAACACAGATAAGACAAGCTATACCAATAATGATGTAGCTACAATAAAAGAAAAAAATATACAACCATTGGGTACTATAGCTAAGAACAAAAGGATAGATGCAGTTGTTATTGGAGCATCTACCGGAGGACCTAAGGCGCTTCAAGAAGTATTAACGAAACTTCCATCAGATTTAGGAGTTCCGGTTTTTGTAGTTCAACATATGCCAGAAGGTTTTACAAAAGTATTTGCAGAAAGACTAGATAAAGCTTGCAAAATGAAAGTGCTTGAAGCAAGTGAAGGAATGAAAATATATAAAGATACAATATATATTGCTAAGGGTGGTCAACATATGACTGTTGGTGCTAATAATGCACTAAGCCTAAATGAAGAACCAGCTATATGGGGTGTTAGACCAGCAGTAGATAAATTATTTAACTCTGCTATAAAGGTGTATGGAGGAAATTTAATATCTGCAATTTTAACTGGAATGGGCAGAGATGGTGCTGATGGAACTGGCAATATAAAGGATAACGGTGGGATAACTATATCGGAAGATAAATCCACATGTACAATTTATGGTATGCCCAAAGCAGCATTTGAAACTGGAAAAGTAGATTTAGTAGTTCCACTTAATGAAATAGCTAGTAGGATAATAAAAATAATTAAAGGGGTATAG